A single window of candidate division WOR-3 bacterium DNA harbors:
- a CDS encoding class II aldolase/adducin family protein yields the protein MKESLLNKFIYYFNLLYKKGLSYGLSGNASLREKDKIYITPTGSPKEGIEKNDLVVIDLKKEKIISKSNKKPSVEADFHLWVYKNFKKINSIFHAHTFYANLYFLKKDKVPCDEALKKENIILLKENDWKGRVKNRINEKTKILHIKNHGTFSLGKSPEEAFAILDHFENLCRIEFLKTEGLKIKEAQNLIKEIYFERDSKREFTKNVLWFVEEVGEFLQAIRKKDKSKIEEETADTFAWFLTLCNLLNLNLDEIFLKKYSQFCPRCKKKPCECQNI from the coding sequence TTGAAAGAATCCCTCCTCAATAAATTTATATATTATTTTAACCTTTTATATAAAAAGGGATTATCTTATGGACTTTCGGGTAATGCTTCTTTAAGAGAAAAAGATAAAATTTATATTACACCCACTGGCTCACCGAAGGAAGGTATTGAAAAAAATGATTTAGTTGTAATTGATTTAAAAAAAGAGAAAATAATATCTAAATCAAATAAAAAACCATCTGTAGAGGCAGATTTTCATTTATGGGTATATAAAAATTTTAAAAAGATAAATTCAATTTTTCATGCCCATACTTTTTATGCAAACCTTTATTTTTTAAAAAAAGATAAAGTGCCATGTGATGAGGCTTTAAAAAAAGAAAATATAATTTTACTAAAAGAAAATGACTGGAAGGGAAGAGTTAAAAATAGAATAAACGAAAAAACAAAAATATTACATATTAAAAATCATGGAACCTTTTCCCTTGGAAAATCACCTGAAGAGGCCTTTGCGATTTTAGATCATTTTGAAAATTTGTGTAGGATTGAGTTTTTAAAGACTGAAGGTTTAAAAATAAAAGAAGCTCAAAATTTGATAAAGGAAATTTACTTTGAAAGGGATTCAAAAAGAGAATTTACAAAAAATGTTTTATGGTTTGTAGAGGAAGTGGGGGAATTTTTGCAGGCAATAAGGAAAAAAGATAAATCAAAAATAGAAGAAGAAACTGCTGATACTTTTGCATGGTTTTTAACTTTATGCAATCTATTAAATTTAAACCTTGATGAAATTTTTTTAAAAAAATACAGTCAATTCTGTCCAAGATGTAAAAAGAAACCCTGTGAATGTCAAAATATTTGA